GGCGATCACTTCCTCCGGCGTCATTTCGGCCAGCGCCCGGCCCAGCGCCTGATAGCCGCCAGCGGCGATGTAGTCGTTCAGCCGCTCGGGATCCACCTCACCGCTGTGGGCCAGCACGATCTTCTTCTGCTTCGTGAAAAACGGCGCGGAGGTGTCAATGCGCTTGACGCCGAGCCTGGCGTACGCTGCCGGCGCTTCGGAGACAAGCGCCGCCGCGTCTTCTGCGTCTACGTTGCCGTACAGGGCGCCGTCGTCGGAGGTACGCACCAGAGGCCCCCGGCTGCACAGCCCCATGCAGCCGGTTCCGCATACCTCCATCTCCGCCTCCTTGCCCTCCGCCTGGATCTCGGCGGCCACGGCCTTGCGCACGGATTCCGCGCCGCAGGACATGCAGCCGGCCGCCGTGCAGCACAGAATCCGCCGCTTCAGCTTCCGCTGCCGTTCCCGTTCGCTTTCCTGCCGCTCGATGAGTTCGTCCAGTGTCATGACACGCCGATCCTGTCCAGCTCCTCGTTCAGCTGCTTCTCTGTCACGCGGGCCAGAATCCGGCCGTCGTAAATCACCGCCGGCGCCAGCCCGCAGGAACCGATGCACCGCGCCGCCTGCACGCTCACTTTTCCGTCCGGGCTCGTGCATCCGGCCTTGGCGCAGCGCCGCTCCAGCACGTTCAGCAGCTCCTGCGCTCCCGCCACGTAGCAGGCCGTGCCCGTGCAGACCTGGAAGAAATGCTCTCCTTTCGGCTGCAGCGAGAAGAAGTGATAGAACGTCGCCACGCCGTAAACCCGGCTTGGCGGCAGCTTCAGCTTGCGCGCCACCTTCTTCAGAAGCTCCGGCGGAAGAAAGCCGTAAAGCTCCTGTGCGGCGTGCAGAACCTCGATCAGCGCATCGCCCGAATAGTTGTGGCGGGACATGGCGCGCTCGAGCATCTTTTCGCGGTTGTCGCGGACGGAATCGGGAGCTGCAGTGGTCGCGGGCATATTGCGGATATTCAGACCTTAGTGTATCAAATTTGAAGCCGGATTCCAATACGTTTTGATACGGAATCGGCGGATTCCGCCCGCCGCGGTCACTTCACCGTGTGATCCAGCGGCCGGCCGGTTTTCTCATACAGGCTGCGGCGCGCCTTCTTGTCGCCCTCGAGAATCCTGCGCGCGGCGGCCGCCACCAGGTCCGCTTTCGCGCGCGGCACCACCACCACGCCGTCGCTGTCCGCGACGACGATGTCGCCTGGCATCACGAGCACGCCTCCCACGGTCACCGGCTGGTTGTAGCTCTCCACCCAGACGCGCCCCGGATTGATGCCGCGCGTGTACTGCCGCTGGTAGATGGGAATGCGCTGCAGGATGTTTTCATCCGAGTCGCGGCAGCCGCCGCTCGTGACAATGCCGCGCATGCCGCGCGAGAACCAGTTGAGCGCGTTGTTGGAGCCGCAGAAGCCGGAGTCGTGCGTGCCCTGAGCGTCGATCACGAGAATCGCGCCGGGGCTGAGCCAGCGGGCGAACTCTTCGGGCGTCTTCTGGCTGTACCACTGGCCCTCCCATTTGGCGAACTCGTCGTGGCTGGGGAAGTCGGGCGTGCGCGCCTGCGCCGGCACGATGCGCAGCGTCACGGCGAAGCCCGTGATGCGGTGTTTGAACTCTTTCTCGTCGCGCCACATGGGGAGGATGTCGGGCGACATGATCATGACGTTGGCCAGCCCCGCGATGTCGAGACCGTCGTTGACGTCGGCCACGCGCAGCCCGTCGAACAGCTTCAGCAGACGCGCGTTTTCCTGCGCGTCAAACGGCTGGACGGGGATGTACTGTTTCGTGAACGGCGGCTGGGTCTGTCCGAGCAGGGCGAGGGGCAGCAGGAATGTCAGGAGCTTGCGGGTCATTTCGTGATCCTTCCGTCTGATATCCTGATAGGGAGCACTTCATTCTACTTCCAGAGAGGATACTCCTGAATGGCACTGAAAGTCGCGATCAACGGGTTTGGCCGCATCGGGCGCAACGTCCTGCGGGCCGGGTACAGGAATCCTGACATCGAGTTCGTCGCCACCAACGATCTCACCGACACCAAGACGCTGGCGCACCTGCTGAAGTACGACTCCGTCCTCGGCCCGCTCGACGCCGAGGTGAGCGCCGGGCCCGACACGATCACCGTGGACGGCAAGACCATCAAGGTCTTCCAGCAGAAGGATCCGGCGGCCATCGACTGGTCGAGCCTGGGCGCGCAGATCGTCATCGAGAGCACGGGCAAATTCACCGACGCCGAGGCGGCGAAGGCCCACATCAAGGGCTCGGTGAAGAAGGTCATCATCTCGGCCCCGGCCAAGAACGAAGACATCACCGTGGTGATCGGCGTCAACCACACGGCCTATGATCCGGCCAAACACCACGTGATCTCGAACGCCAGCTGCACCACCAACTGCCTGGCGCCGGTGGTGAAGGTGCTGCACGAGCAGTTCGGCATCGAGAAGGGCTCGATGACGACGATCCACAGCTACACGAACGACCAGAACGTGCTCGACTTCCCGCACAAGGACCTGCGCCGCGCCCGCGCCGCCGCCATCAACATGATCCCGACGACGACCGGCGCTGCGAAAGCGATCGGGCTGGTGATGCCCGAGCTCAAGGGCAAGCTGGACGGCTACGCGATGCGCGTGCCCACGCCCAACGTGAGCGTCGTCGACCTGGTGGCGCTGCTCAAGAAGAACGCCACGGCGGAAGAGATCAACGCGGCGCTGAAAGCCGCAGCCGAGGGTCCGCTGAAGGGCATCCTCGCCTTCACCATGGATCCGGTGGTTTCCACCGACATGATGCGCAACCCGAACTCGTCCATCGTCGACGGCCAGATGACCAAGGTGCTCGACGGCAACCTGGCCAAGGTGGTCGCCTGGTACGACAACGAGTGGGGCTATTCCTGCCGCGTCGTCGATCTGTGCCTCTACATGGCGTCGAAGGGTCTCTGATTCTCTTCTCCTTCCGGCTGCCTTCCGGAGCCCCGCCGGCGCGAGCCGCGCGGGGCTCCGGCGTTTCTGGCGGAAGCGTCATGGTAGACTCGCGGCGATGATTGCGGAAGCGGCAGGCCTGCTGCTGGGCGCGGCGGGCGTCCTGGCCTACGGCGCGCGCGGGCGGTCTGCGCAACTGTTCTGCCCCTCCGTCTGGCGCGGCCCGGAAGCGCGGCGCGCCATTGCGCTCACTTTCGACGACGGCCCCAGCGAGTCCACGCTGGATCTGTTGAGCCTGCTGCACACCTACGGCGTCCGCGCCACGTTTTTCCAGCTGGGCCACCACGCCCGCCGCCTGCCCCGCGTGGTGCGCCGCTGCGTCGAGGAGGGACACGAGCTCGGCAACCACTCGGACCGGCACCACGGATTCTGGCTGCGTTCGCCGCAGTTCATCCGCGACGAGATCGAGCGGGCTCAGGAGTCGATCGCCCGCGTGGCCGGCGCGGCCCCGAAATGGTTCCGCGCCCCGTACGGAGTGCGCTGGTTCGGCATGCGCGGCGTTCTTCGCCAGCTGGGCCTGACGCACGCAGCCTGGACGGTGCTGGCGCGCGATTATGCGCTCGACGCCGAAGGCATCGCGAAGCACGTCGCTCCGCGCGTGCGTCCTGGCGCGATTCTCTGCTTTCATGACGGCCGCGAAATGCGCCATCATCCGGACATCTCGCCCACGCTCGCCGCGCTCGAGCGCCTGTTGCCGCAGTGGATCGAGCAGGGTTACCGCTTCGTGACTCTGAGCGAACTTTTCCCGCCGGGAGGCCAGGCGCGGCAGTGACAGCCCGCAACGCGCGCCCCCTGCGCGACGCCGCCCGGTTGTGGACGCCTGCGGCCACGATGCTGCTCGCCTCCCTGATCAGCTACATCGACCGCAACACGCTGGCCCTGCTGGCGCCGACGATCCTCTCCGAATGCGGCCTGACGGCGGAACAATACGGCTGGATTCTGTCTTCGTTCTCCGTCGCGTACATGGCGGGCAATCCGCTGTGGGGCCGGTGGCTGGACCGCGCCGGCGTGCGCCGCACGATGGGCGCGGCCGTGTCGTTATGGACGGCCGCCTCAGCCGCGCATGCGCTCCTTTCCAGCTTCTGGAGCTTCGCCGCGGCCCGCGCGCTGCTGGGCTTCGGAGAAGGAGCGACGTTCCCCGGCGGACTGCGCACCGTGGTGCAGACGCTGCCCGAGGGGTTGCGCAGCCGCGGCGCGGCGCTGGCCTACAGCGGCGGATCTCTGGGCGCGGTGCTGACGCCCGTCATCATCACGCCCGTGTTTGCCGCCTTCGGCTGGCGCGCCGCGTTTCTCTTCACCGGCGTCATCGGCCTTCTGTGGCTTCTGCTGTGGCGCCGCGTCAGCCTGCGCGAGGAGCTGCGGCGCCCGCACGTCGCGGCCAACCGCCCGCAGGCGCGGCTCGACTGGCGCGACCGGCGGTTGTGGGCCTTCATCGCCTCCTATGCGCTCGGCTGCCTGCCGCTGGCCTTCGTTCTGTACCAGGCGCCGCTGTACTTCGGCCGCGCGCTGGGCAAGACGCAGATCGAGATCGGCCGGGTGCTGTGGATTCCGCCTCTCGGGTGGGAGTGCGGCTATTTCTTCTGGGGCTGGCTGGCGGACCGGCTGGCGCGCGGGCGCGAGGACTCGACCTCTGTCTTCCGGGCCTTGACTCTGGCGGCGCTGGCAGGCACGCTGCCGCTGGCCTTCGGCGCGCGGATCGGCTCGTTCGGCTGGCTGCTGGCGCTGCTGTTCTGGGCCATGTTCATCGCCGGCGGCAACGTGATCGTCAGCCTGAGCTATGCCACGCGCGTGGTGGCGCCGGAACATGCCGGGCTGCTCGCGGGGCTGGGCGCCGGTTCATGGTCGGCTTTTGTCGCCCTGGCTATGCCGTTCTTTGGCCGGCTGATGGATCAGCGCGCGTGGGACGAGGCGTTCTTCGCCGCCGCCGCGATTCCGGTGGCTGGCTTCTCGCTCTGGCTGGCCCTGGCCCGCCGCAAAACTCAGCCTGCCGGCTGGCGCAGATAGGGCTCGAGCAGTTCCTGCAACAGCGGAGTGCGCGGGTAGGCGTGGCCCATGTACTGCCTCCAGCCCTCGGCCCACTCTGTTCCGCAGAGGCGGCCCCGGCTGCGGGTCCACTCCTCCATCGTTTCCAGGTAATCGTCCATGCCGTGCTGCTTCTTCAGCCACTCCCGCTGGCTGGCATGGGCGGCCAGCATGCGGCGCTTGGTCTCCATGACGCTGGCGACGTCGATGAAGAAGTGCGCCGGCACCACCTGGCCTTCCCGGTCGATTCCCTCCGCAGGATCCATGTAGTACAGGTGCGGGATGGCCGGAATCGCATGGGCCTGATCGTAGGCCTGCGTCTGGTAGTTGGGGGCGGATGCGCCGAAACAGGCGTCTGTGACCAGCCGACTGGTGGCCTCGTGATCGCAGTGATAATCGCGCGGCGAAGCTGTGAGCACGATGTCCGGACGGAAGCGGCGGATCGCCGCCGTCACGCGGCGGCGCGAAGGATCGTCGACAAAGATGGCCAGGTCCTTGAAGCCCAGCACGTGATGCTCGGCGCCGATTACCGCCGCCGCGCGCTGCGCCTCCAGCCGCCGGATGTCGGCGATCTCCTCCGGCCCGTGCTCCGTGCTGCCGCAGTCGCCCGAGGTCATCGTCAGGATCACCACCGCATGGCCCGCCTGCGCCAGCAGCGCCAGCGTGCCTCCGGCCAGAAACTCGGCATCGTCGGGGTGGGCGTGGATGCAGACAATTCTCATGACGATTGTTCCAGGCTGACCCTGACCAGTTCGCACTCGCAGCAGTCGCTGCAGCGGCGGCACTTCGCGCACAGATGGTTGTCGCAGGCGTCCTTGGTGCACCAGACGCAGATGCGCGCGGCCGGCTCGCCGCAGATGCTGCAGGGGAACGTCATCGGCGCGGCGGCGTTCATTTGCGGGGCCCCTGTTTCAACGTCTGCTCTCTGCACCGTTGCGCCTCCTGTTCGGCGGTCTCCCATTCGCGCTCGCGCACGGCGGACAGCTCCAGCACGTGGCGCCGGAGCCACTCGCGGTCGCTCGAAGCCGCCAGCTCGCTGTCCAGCAGATCGGCCACGGCCGGGTTCTGGTAACGCCGCACCGCTTCGCTGAGCGACCGGGCGAGGTTGACGAACGTTTCCAGCCGCACCATCGTCTCGACGGCCACCGTCAGGCGGTTCGGCCTCTCGCCGAGCCGGGCGGCGGCGTCCAGAACGTAGTTCAGGGTCTCGAGACAGTCTCTGTATTGCTGCTCGTACTGCTTCGGCGCGCCAGCGGCGGTCCACCGCTCCGGCTGCAACCGCTCCAGAAGCGGCCGGACCCGTTCCAGGCCTTCGGCCAGCTTCGCGGCGCGCGGCTTCAGCTCCCAGTCCGGCAGCAACCCCGCCTCCGGAGAGGCGGCGGGGGGTTGCGCCGCCAGCAGCAGGAATGCGATCTGCGCGAACACTCTGAAGCCAGTGTACCTGCAAGCAGCCGCGGCTGCACAGGTCCTTCCGCGATTCTCCTCCATGTCCGGGACCGCATGGAGACGACCCCAAATGGAAACGAAGCGGAGAGAATGGCTGCGGGAGGCAGAGGCCGAGTCAGCAGAGAAAAAGGGCGCGGGCCGGGTCAGTTGCCCGGCGGAGGCGGCGGCGGAGGCGGAGGCGTCGCACCCGTATCGCCCGGCAGCCCGCCACCGGCCGGCGGCGGAGGCACTGTGCCCCCGGTCGGCACGCCGCCCCCGCCTCCCGGGAGCCGGGGAGTCCGCACCAGGATCTGCCAGACGATATCCGCCATCAGCTGCATCACACGGCCCCGGTCAAGGCGCCGCAACGCCGACAGCGGGCTGTTGCGGTACACGACGAGTTCTTCGCCGGCGTTCAGAATCTTGGGGTCGCCGTCGCGGGGCATCAGACGGTGCTCGACTGCCACCTGCCCTTCTTCAACGACAATGTGCGTCGTCTCGTCGGAGGGATCCACGCTGACGTCGAACACGGTGCCGCGCACCGAGATGACCGCCGTGGGCGTGTGCACCCGGTTGAAATTCGGCGCGCCGCCCAGCTTCTGGATCTGCACCCGGATGCGCCCGAGCCACACGTCCACCAGGTCCTTCCAGTTGCCGCTGTTGGCCCGGAAGGTCACCCGGGAGTTCGGGAAAACCTCGAACGTGCTGCCATCGGCGACCCGGAACACGGCGTACCCGTCCGGTCCGGTCACGATAATCTGTTGAGGGAGCACCAGATCGCCCGAGTTGACCGCCCAAAGGTAGGAGTCGCGCAGAAGGGACACGTTGCCCTGCACCGTCACCGCAGTGGCGGCTGCGGAGCTGGCGGAGCTGTTCCAGAACTGCGCGCAGACGGGCAGCGCCATCAGCGGCAGCAGTGCAACGGCCGCCGCCAACCGGAGATACGGCAGCTGTGCGGTCCTCGTCATCGGGACCTCGAAGCTCTAATGTACCACCAAAATTGCCGAGCAAGAATAGGTCCGCCCCCTGAATTCATTGAAATGTCAACACGATGCCTGCAGCGAAATCAATGGCCAGCCGATTCTGTCAGGGTAGAATGGACGCAGGCATGAGTCGAACTGCCACAGTCCTCTTTCTGGCTGCCCTGGCTGCGGCCCCGTCTGCCCTCCGTGCGCAGGCCTTCTCGTGGCGCCAGATCGGCAACACCTCCCTGGTGGCGGGCCAGGCGTCGGTGGCAGGCGGCCCTGTGGAGCGCGTGTGGTTCGACCCGTCCGGCAGGCTGATGGTGATGGCGCCCGGCGGAAGGATCTTTGCGAGCGACGGCCAGGCAGGCTGGACGGAAGCAGGGGAACTCCCGTCCCCTCCGCCCGCGGTCAACAGCGCTGCGGCCCCGGAGGCGGGCGCGCGCGTCCTGTCGGCAGGCGGCGTCCGGTACGCCGGAGGCCGCCATGTGTGGCGCTCCGAAGACGGCGGATTGTCCTGGAAGAACCTGACGGCGTGGGCGGGCGGGTCGCTGCTGGGCGGCGCAGTCCGGGATCTGGCCGCCGACCCCCGCGACCCGGAAAGAATCGCCGCCGCGACGGACTCCGGCGTCTGGATCTCGCTGGATGGCGGCCGCTCCTGGACCGGAATGAACGAAGGGCTGCCGTCTCTTGCCGTGCGCCGGATTCTGGCGGCGCCCGCGGGCAGCCGCGGCGTGCGGATCGCCGTGGATCGCGGCGGGCGGCTGGAGGAGTTCGAATGGTACCCGGGCCAGCGGCTGGGGTGGTTCCCCGCGCCGGAAGGGCTGATCGAGCGGGAAGAAGCGCAGCGGGCGCGCTGG
This DNA window, taken from Bryobacteraceae bacterium, encodes the following:
- a CDS encoding hydrogenase HoxE — encoded protein: MPATTAAPDSVRDNREKMLERAMSRHNYSGDALIEVLHAAQELYGFLPPELLKKVARKLKLPPSRVYGVATFYHFFSLQPKGEHFFQVCTGTACYVAGAQELLNVLERRCAKAGCTSPDGKVSVQAARCIGSCGLAPAVIYDGRILARVTEKQLNEELDRIGVS
- a CDS encoding 4-carboxy-4-hydroxy-2-oxoadipate aldolase/oxaloacetate decarboxylase, which translates into the protein MTRKLLTFLLPLALLGQTQPPFTKQYIPVQPFDAQENARLLKLFDGLRVADVNDGLDIAGLANVMIMSPDILPMWRDEKEFKHRITGFAVTLRIVPAQARTPDFPSHDEFAKWEGQWYSQKTPEEFARWLSPGAILVIDAQGTHDSGFCGSNNALNWFSRGMRGIVTSGGCRDSDENILQRIPIYQRQYTRGINPGRVWVESYNQPVTVGGVLVMPGDIVVADSDGVVVVPRAKADLVAAAARRILEGDKKARRSLYEKTGRPLDHTVK
- a CDS encoding glyceraldehyde-3-phosphate dehydrogenase; translated protein: MALKVAINGFGRIGRNVLRAGYRNPDIEFVATNDLTDTKTLAHLLKYDSVLGPLDAEVSAGPDTITVDGKTIKVFQQKDPAAIDWSSLGAQIVIESTGKFTDAEAAKAHIKGSVKKVIISAPAKNEDITVVIGVNHTAYDPAKHHVISNASCTTNCLAPVVKVLHEQFGIEKGSMTTIHSYTNDQNVLDFPHKDLRRARAAAINMIPTTTGAAKAIGLVMPELKGKLDGYAMRVPTPNVSVVDLVALLKKNATAEEINAALKAAAEGPLKGILAFTMDPVVSTDMMRNPNSSIVDGQMTKVLDGNLAKVVAWYDNEWGYSCRVVDLCLYMASKGL
- a CDS encoding polysaccharide deacetylase, with the protein product MIAEAAGLLLGAAGVLAYGARGRSAQLFCPSVWRGPEARRAIALTFDDGPSESTLDLLSLLHTYGVRATFFQLGHHARRLPRVVRRCVEEGHELGNHSDRHHGFWLRSPQFIRDEIERAQESIARVAGAAPKWFRAPYGVRWFGMRGVLRQLGLTHAAWTVLARDYALDAEGIAKHVAPRVRPGAILCFHDGREMRHHPDISPTLAALERLLPQWIEQGYRFVTLSELFPPGGQARQ
- the exuT gene encoding hexuronate transporter encodes the protein MTARNARPLRDAARLWTPAATMLLASLISYIDRNTLALLAPTILSECGLTAEQYGWILSSFSVAYMAGNPLWGRWLDRAGVRRTMGAAVSLWTAASAAHALLSSFWSFAAARALLGFGEGATFPGGLRTVVQTLPEGLRSRGAALAYSGGSLGAVLTPVIITPVFAAFGWRAAFLFTGVIGLLWLLLWRRVSLREELRRPHVAANRPQARLDWRDRRLWAFIASYALGCLPLAFVLYQAPLYFGRALGKTQIEIGRVLWIPPLGWECGYFFWGWLADRLARGREDSTSVFRALTLAALAGTLPLAFGARIGSFGWLLALLFWAMFIAGGNVIVSLSYATRVVAPEHAGLLAGLGAGSWSAFVALAMPFFGRLMDQRAWDEAFFAAAAIPVAGFSLWLALARRKTQPAGWRR
- a CDS encoding PIG-L domain-containing protein; the protein is MRIVCIHAHPDDAEFLAGGTLALLAQAGHAVVILTMTSGDCGSTEHGPEEIADIRRLEAQRAAAVIGAEHHVLGFKDLAIFVDDPSRRRVTAAIRRFRPDIVLTASPRDYHCDHEATSRLVTDACFGASAPNYQTQAYDQAHAIPAIPHLYYMDPAEGIDREGQVVPAHFFIDVASVMETKRRMLAAHASQREWLKKQHGMDDYLETMEEWTRSRGRLCGTEWAEGWRQYMGHAYPRTPLLQELLEPYLRQPAG